Proteins from a genomic interval of Bradyrhizobium sp. CCBAU 53340:
- a CDS encoding sigma-70 family RNA polymerase sigma factor, whose amino-acid sequence MPVSDDFQKAQRFREAALPYLDDVYTLARYLLRDASDAEDAVQECYLRALKHFDSYRGPAMKPWLFAILRNVCNAEYARRAHSHAAIEDTPGAADQTPMWQENEASPETEVLRSRDAGTIRKMIDALAEPFKETFVLREINNLSYREIAEAIGAPVGTVMSRLARARAMLRAAWMAEEEHSK is encoded by the coding sequence ATGCCCGTCAGCGACGATTTCCAGAAGGCGCAGCGCTTCCGCGAGGCGGCACTGCCCTATCTCGACGACGTCTACACGCTCGCACGCTATCTGCTGCGCGATGCCTCCGACGCTGAGGACGCAGTGCAGGAATGCTATCTGCGCGCACTGAAGCATTTCGACAGCTATCGCGGCCCGGCGATGAAGCCCTGGCTGTTCGCGATCCTGCGCAATGTCTGCAACGCCGAATATGCCAGACGCGCGCACTCGCACGCCGCAATCGAGGACACGCCCGGCGCCGCCGATCAGACCCCGATGTGGCAGGAGAACGAGGCGAGCCCGGAGACTGAAGTGCTGCGCAGTCGCGACGCCGGCACCATTCGCAAGATGATCGACGCGCTCGCCGAGCCGTTCAAGGAAACCTTCGTGCTGCGCGAAATCAACAACCTGTCCTACCGTGAAATTGCAGAAGCCATCGGCGCCCCCGTCGGCACCGTGATGTCCCGCCTCGCCCGCGCCCGCGCCATGCTGCGTGCGGCCTGGATGGCGGAAGAGGAGCATTCGAAATGA
- a CDS encoding anti-sigma factor, with amino-acid sequence MTCDEAKILLHALLDNELDAGHAREVEAHIATCPACTAEFAAQREMKRVLADTKLRYSAPATLRARIEASIPQARPQPSRRSVLRGFAMGSAVSALAATGIVAVVLRQDDQQRILSEVVSAHLRSLQAGHLIDVVSTDQHTVKPWFNGKLDVAPPVIDLTAQGFTLVGGRLDYVDARAIGAVVYKRRQHIINLFVSQTASTEHRPPKTQTMQGFNCRRWGERGLNFWAVSDIGGDELTEFVDKFEAAMKANVEG; translated from the coding sequence ATGACCTGCGACGAAGCAAAAATCCTGCTTCACGCGCTGCTCGACAATGAGCTCGATGCCGGCCACGCGCGCGAGGTCGAAGCCCATATCGCCACCTGCCCGGCCTGCACGGCCGAGTTCGCGGCACAGCGCGAGATGAAGCGCGTGCTGGCCGACACCAAGCTGCGCTACAGCGCGCCGGCGACCTTGCGCGCCCGTATCGAGGCGTCGATCCCGCAGGCGCGGCCGCAGCCGAGCCGGCGGTCCGTGCTGCGCGGTTTCGCCATGGGCTCGGCGGTCTCGGCGCTCGCTGCCACCGGCATCGTCGCCGTCGTGCTGCGTCAGGACGATCAGCAGCGCATCCTCTCGGAAGTCGTCTCCGCACATCTGCGCTCACTCCAGGCCGGCCATCTCATCGACGTCGTCTCAACCGACCAGCACACGGTCAAGCCCTGGTTCAACGGCAAGCTTGACGTCGCCCCGCCCGTGATCGACCTCACCGCGCAAGGCTTTACGCTGGTCGGCGGCCGGCTCGATTATGTCGATGCACGCGCCATCGGCGCGGTCGTCTACAAACGCCGGCAGCACATCATCAACCTGTTCGTGTCGCAGACCGCGAGCACCGAGCATCGGCCACCGAAGACGCAGACCATGCAGGGCTTCAACTGCCGCCGCTGGGGCGAGCGCGGCCTGAACTTCTGGGCCGTCAGCGACATCGGCGGCGACGAGCTCACCGAATTCGTCGACAAGTTCGAGGCGGCGATGAAGGCGAATGTGGAGGGGTAA